DNA from Sphingomonas psychrotolerans:
CCGCCCATGGCGTGCGACGATACCGTTGCCGGACGGTTCGTTCGATGGACTGGACGTGCCCGCACTGGTCTTGTGTGGTCAACAGCTCGGAGATGCGGGCTTTTCCGGCACCCTTCCGCCGGACGGCCCGATTCGCCTTCTCCCCAGGGGCACTGACCAATAGGCCGGCTATCGGGCGGCAGCCCTTAAATTGACTCAGTTCACGGAAACGCGATTCATCTCGCAATATTCTTTCGCGAAGCGAAGTGAATTGCGGACCTGTCAAAGAGCAGCGGAACGGCTTCCGGCGCGTCGAGCGCCGCAGGCGAAATCCTACATTGCAAGCCGGACGACGCGCGCGTGCGGCTAATCCGGTAGCATGGCGGTCTGGCGCAGGGCTTCGCCCAACGCCAGCGCTGCCGACGAAGCAAGGTTCATCGAGCGTACCGCTGGCCGCATCGGAATGCGCACCCGTGCATCGCAGGCATCGGCGACAACAGTCGGAACGCCCGCGCTTTCCTTTCCGAAGAGCAGGATATCGTCGGGCAGGAAGCTGAAATCGAACGCAGATCGCGCGCTCTTCGTGGTGAACAGCACCAGCCTTTGCGAACCGATGGTCGCCCTGAACGCGTCGAAACCGGCATGCCGTGCAACGACGACATGGTCGATATAGTCCATCGCGGTCCGGCGCACCCGTCGATCCTCCCATTCGAACCCCATAGGCTCGATCAGGTCCACAGCGGCGCCGAGACATGCGCCGAGCCGCAGGACGGCGCCGACGTTTCCAGCAATTTCGGGTTCGAAGAGAGCGATCCGCATCGCGGCTGATTGGTGTCTGCGCGCCCGCCATGCAAGCCTGCGCTGCGCGGCCGCGGACATTCCGTCGCGACCTCCTCTCCCGGCAGGGAGGGAAGTCCTAACCGCCCAGCACGTTGATCGTGAACGCGACGATGCCGAGGTTGAACACGAACGCCGCGAGGCAGTGCAAAGTCACGACTTTCCGGAGGCCCCGATCGGTGACGCTGACGTCGCTGGTCTGGAAGGTCATGCCGAGGCAGAAGGCGAAATAGACGAAGTCCCAATAATCGGGCTCGGGCGTCTCGGGGAATTGCAGTCCCCCGGCGTCGCCGCCATCGCCGGCACGATAATAAAGATGGGCATAATGCAGGGTGTAGATCGTGTTGCTGAATACCCAGCACAAAACGAGCGTGCCGACGATCAGTGCGATCGATCGCATGTCGGGCGAATCGCCCTGCATCAATTCGCTGGCGACTGCGACGAGAACGACGAGGCTCACCGCGAGGGTGAGGAACAGCAGCAACAGCCGGTTGGCGTCGTTGCGTTCGGCCGACCTCCGCATGTCGCCCGACCGGTGGTGCAGCAGTGGCAGCGAGATCAGCAGAAACAGCGCCGCGCCCATGTCGAACGCGATCATCGTGCCCGTGCGCAGGCCAAAATAGGGAATCGCCAAGGTCGCGGCGATTGCAGTCGCCGCGGCGAAGATCAGAAAGCGCGGCGGCGCAATCAGATTGCCGATGCCGCGTTGAGAGCGTTCCGTCATCGCGGCAGCCTAGCGTCGGTCGGGCGCCGGGGCCAGCGGTGGCGGGCGTACCGGGCCGACGCGATGCATCGGCCCGGAAACTGCCTCAGCCGTGCGAGACCTCGACCGATTCCTTCGCCGCCGCCTTGTCGCTATTGTAGCGCTCGATCGCCTCGAGCGTGATGCGGCGCGCATCGTCGGCGCCGCCCCAGGTGCCGACGCGCACCCACTTCTTCTTCTCGAGGTCCTTATAGTGGGTGAAGAAATGCTCGATCTGCTCCATCACGATGCTGGGCAGATCGTCCTTTTCCTCGATGTCCGAATAATAAGGGAAGGTCTTGTCGTCGGGGACGCAGACCAGTTTCTCGTCGCCCCCGGCCTCGTCCTCGAGGTTGAGCACTGCGATCGGACGCGCGCGGACG
Protein-coding regions in this window:
- a CDS encoding tRNA (cytidine(34)-2'-O)-methyltransferase translates to MRIALFEPEIAGNVGAVLRLGACLGAAVDLIEPMGFEWEDRRVRRTAMDYIDHVVVARHAGFDAFRATIGSQRLVLFTTKSARSAFDFSFLPDDILLFGKESAGVPTVVADACDARVRIPMRPAVRSMNLASSAALALGEALRQTAMLPD
- a CDS encoding DUF1345 domain-containing protein, which produces MTERSQRGIGNLIAPPRFLIFAAATAIAATLAIPYFGLRTGTMIAFDMGAALFLLISLPLLHHRSGDMRRSAERNDANRLLLLFLTLAVSLVVLVAVASELMQGDSPDMRSIALIVGTLVLCWVFSNTIYTLHYAHLYYRAGDGGDAGGLQFPETPEPDYWDFVYFAFCLGMTFQTSDVSVTDRGLRKVVTLHCLAAFVFNLGIVAFTINVLGG
- the ppa gene encoding inorganic diphosphatase, with amino-acid sequence MRIDLIPVGDNPPHTLNVIIEVPTGGEPVKYEFDKASGALFVDRILHTPMRYPANYGFVPHTLSPDGDPLDALVIARSPFIPGCVVRARPIAVLNLEDEAGGDEKLVCVPDDKTFPYYSDIEEKDDLPSIVMEQIEHFFTHYKDLEKKKWVRVGTWGGADDARRITLEAIERYNSDKAAAKESVEVSHG